The genomic segment GATGATGCCGACCCCGGCGGCGGCCGCGGCGGGCAGCACCTGGTCCAGTGGCTTGTGCCGGAAGGCGTTCAGGATGATCTGGACGCTGGCCACCCCGGGGCGGGCGATCGCCGCCAGCGCCTCGTCGCAGGTCTCCACACTCACCCCGTAGGCCGCGATCCGGCCCTCGTCGACGAGGGTGTCGAGGGCGTCGAAGACGGCGTCGCTGTGGAACACCGGCGTCGGTGGGCAGTGCAGCTGCACCAGGTCGAGGGTGTCGACCCCGAGGTTGGCGCGGGACCGGTCGTTCCAGGAGCGGAAGTTCTCCAGCGTGTAGGCCGCCGGCTCCTGCGCCACCCGGCGACCCATCTTGGTGGCCACGGTCAGCCCGGCGTCGGGTCGCTCACGCAGGAACCGGCCGATGAGCTGTTCGCTGCGTCCGTCGCCGTAGACGTCGGCGGTGTCGATGAAGGTGACGCCGGCATCCACGGCCGCGGCGAGGGTCGCCAGGGCGTCGGCGTCGTCCACCTGACCCCAGTCGGCGCCGAGCTGCCAGGCGCCGAGACCGATGACGCCCACCTGGCGCCCGATTCGGGAGAAGTCGCGTTTTTCCACGCTGGCGAGCCTAGTCGCCGAGGTTGTGCGCCCACCTCGGAGGCCATAACATCCAACAAGACGTACGTACGGTTTTGTCGCCCGGCCACCGGGGAGGGGATCATGTGGGACCCGGAAACCTATCTGCGGTACGCCGACGAGCGGTCCCGGCCGTTCCACGATCTGCTCGCCCGGGTGCCCGCCGAGCGACCCCGGGCCGTGGTCGACCTCGGCTGCGGTCCCGGCAACCTCACCGCCGTCCTGGCCGCCCGGTGGCCGGCGGCCCGGGTCACCGGCCTGGACTCCGCGCCGGAGATGATCCGGGCCGCCGGGCGGACCGGCTCGACCGCCCGCTTCGCCGTCGCCGACGTGCGGGACTTCACCCCGGGCCCCGACGACGACGTGCTGGTCTGCAACGCGGTGCTGCAGTGGGTGCCCGGCCACCAGCGGCTGCTCACCGGCTGGGTGGAGCGACTGCCGGCCGGTGGCTGGCTCGCGATGCAGGTGCCGGGGAACTTCGACGCCCCGTCCCACCGCGCCCTGCGGGAGGTGGCCGACGACCCGCGGTGGCGGGAGCGGCTGGCGCCCCTGGTCCGCGGAACCTCGGTCGACGACGCCGTCGGATACGCCACCCTGCTGACCGGCGCGGGCTGCGCGGTCGACGCCTGGGAGACTACCTACGTGCACCAGCTCTCCGCCGACACCGCCGAGCATCCCGTCCTCACCTGGCTGACCGGAACCGCGCTGCGGCCGATCCGCGCCGCACTGGCCGCCGACGAGCCGACCAGCCCGGCGTCGGCCAGCCCGGCGTCGGCCAGCCCGGCGCCGGCCGCTGACGGCGGGGGAGAGTCGGCGGGCGGCGGGTGGGCCGCCTTCCGGACCGCGCTGGCCGACCGGCTCGCCGAGGCGTACCCGGTGCGGCACGGGGCGGTGCTCTTCCCGTTCCGCCGGATCTTCCTCGTCGCCCGGACCAGCCCCACCGGAAGGAACGCGTCGTGACCGATCTGTCCACGTTCATCGCCGGACTGCCAAAGGTCGAGCTGCACGTGCACCACGTCGGCTCCGCGCTGCCCCGGATCGTGGCCGAACTGGCCGCCCGCCACCAGGGGCACAGCCCGGTGCCGGCGGATCCGGACCTGCTCGCCGAGTACTTCGCGTTCCGCGACTTCGCCCACTTCATCGAGATCTACCTCAGCGTCGTGGACCTGATCCGCGACCCCGAGGACGTCCGGCTGCTCACCTTCGAGGTGGCCCGGGAACTGGCCCGCCAGCAGGTCCGCTACGCCGAACTGACGATCACGCCGTACTCGCACGTGCGGCGCGGTATCCCGGCGCCGGCGTTCTGCGAGGCGATCGAGGACGCCCGAAAGGGCGCCGAGGCGGAGTTCGGCATCGCGCTGCGCTGGTGCTTCGACATCCCCGGCGAGGCCGGCCTGCCGGCCGCCGAGGAAACCCTGCGGATCGCGTTGGGACAGCGGCCCGACGGGCTGGTCAGCTTCGGGCTCGGCGGCCCCGAGATCGGCGTACCCCGGTCGCAGTTCAAGCCCTTCTTCGACCAGGCCAGGGCGGCCGGGCTGCGGTCGGTGCCGCACGCGGGCGAGAGCACCGGCCCGCAGACCATCTGGGACGCGCTGCGCGAGCTGGGCGCGGAACGCATCGGTCACGGCATCAGCGCCGTGCGCGATCCCGAGCTGCTGTCGTACCTGGCCGAGCGGCGGATCCCGTTGGAGATCAGCCCGACCTCGAACGTCCGGACCCGCAGCGTGCCGGCGATCGAGGCGCATCCGCTGCCCGAACTGGTGGCCGCCGGGGTGCTGGTGACGATCAACTCCGACGACCCGCCGATGTTCGGCACCACACTGGAGAACGAGTACGCGGTCGCCGCGCGGCTGCTGTCGTACGGGCCGGCGGAGGTGGCGGGGCTGGCCCGGGACGCGGTGACCGCGTCCTTCCTGGACGAGCCGGGCAAGCGGCGGATCATCGCCGAGATCGACGACCACCTCGCGAGCTTCGGGCGCTGACCGTCAGGCGGCGGGCCGCCGCCGTCAGGTCGCTGTCGCCGCTGGCGGGCATCCGCCCTGGGCGTAGCTGGGGTCCTGCCAGCAGGCCAGGGTGACGATGATGGCCGCCACGATCACGGCGACCCAGCGCACCAGGCGCCGGGAGGAGGCAGCCGTCTCCGCCGCCGGGACGGCATCCGGGTGCGGGGTGGAAGCTGGCCCGGCGCGGGGTGCTGCGGGCGGCCGCGCCGGGCCAGCGTTCGTGGGCGACGATCGCGCTGCCGCACCGCTGCCGACAGCGGGCGCGAGCGTTCCGTCGCTGGTGGTGCCGTCTGACGATCCCTGGGCAGCACCGTCCTCCCCCCGGTGGGGGGACGAAGGCGGCTGCGGTTTCAGCTGACCGTCCTTTCGTGAGATCACGCTTTCCTCGCAGGGGTGGCGCGCGCGGCGGGATCAGGTGTGGGGGACCTTCTCCCGCCGCGCGCACGGCTCCGCCGGGCCGGGGTTGGGTGCGACTGTGGGTGTTGGCCCGGCGGAACAGGATGGGATCGCCATTGATGTTGCCATTCGACCCGCGCCAGTGGTGCGGCGTTAACCCAGACCTAAGACGGATTTGAGCCTCCCCTGCGGTCGACAGTGGACTGATCAACTTCACGGCGCCGGCCGTATTGGAGTTTCCGCAGGTCAGAGCGGACTTTGGTCGGGAAGGTCGGATAATTGGGCGCGCTCCCATCGGAGCCCTGCCGAAGCCCTTTCGGGCCACCGGACGAGCCGCCGGACGGCCACCGGACGAGCCGCTCGACGGCCGTCCGCCGAGCCGCTCGACGGGCGCGGAAGTCAGTCCCGGTCGGGGCGCTGCCGGGGCCAGCGGCGGCCACCCGGCTCGCGCTCCCGGGCCAGCCGGCCGACCAGCCCGAACCGGCTCACCTGCCGGGGTGCGGCCTCCGGGTCGGCGAGCAGCATCACCACACTGGCCCCACCCAGCCGGGCCCGGTCGATGCTCACCGAACCGTTTGCCTGCTGGGCCACCCGCCGGGCGATGTCCAGCCCCAGTCCGGTCGAACCCCGGTCGCTGGCACCGCGCCGCAGCGCCCGTTCCGGGTCGGCGATGCCGGGGCCGGCGTCGTCGACCCGGACCGCCACGTAGCCGTCGCGGCGGGAGACGGCCACCTCGAAATCGGTGCCCTGCGGCGTGTAGCGGAAGACGTTGCCGAGCACCGCGTCCAGCGCGGCGGCGAACTCGGCCCGGGCCACCGGCACCGGGATCCGCAACTGCGCCCCGGTGACCCGGTAGGCGCGGTTCTGGTCCCCGGCCAGCGCCGCCCAGAACACCATCCGGTCCCGGACCACCTCGCTGACATCGCACATCCCGGGACCGGCCTCGTGCGCCACCGTCTTGCGGGTGGTGTTGATCAGGACGTCGATCTCACCCTCCAGGGTGACGATCGCCTGCCGGATCCGGCGGATCGTGCGCCGCCGGTCCAGCTCGGCCGCGCTGAACGAACCCACGCTCGTGTCGTCGGAGTCGAGCGCGTCGGCGTCCAGCCGGAGCACGGTCAGCGGCGTACGCAACCGGTGCGACAGGTCCGCGACCAGCTCCCGCTCGTCGGTGCGGGAGGTCACCAGCCGGTCGGCCATCCGGTTGAAGGCGTAGCCGGCCTCGGCCAGCTCCCGCGGCCCGCTCGGCTGGATCCGCATCCCCAGGTCACCGTCGCCGACGGCGAGGGCGGCCTTGACCAGGCCGCGGGCGGAGGCGACGGCCTTGGCGGCCAGCCGGTCCACCACGATCACCGAGGCGACCACCAACCCGACCGCGATGGTGATCAGCATGAGCCAGGTGCCGCCGGTACCGGCGGTCAGCGCCGACTCCGGGACGAAGACCTCCACCACCACGATCCGGTCGCCGGCGGACACCGGCTCCAGCCGGGCCACCCCGCCCGGCACGTCGACCACGGCCGGCTCACCGGTGGCGCCCACCCTGGCCACCTCCTCGGCGGCGGCCAGCGGCGTACCGCCGGTTTCCAGGCCGTGCAGGACCGGCCGCTGCTCGGGCGGGTCACCGGTTTCGGCGATGGCGCGTCTGAGCACCTCCGGATCGGTGCTGACCGCCAGGGCGCCGGCGATCACGCCGCTGCGCCGGGCGGCGTCGGCGAGCGCCGCCTCCCGGGTCTCCTGCTGCAGCGCGAGGCCGAGCGGGATCAGGAAGACCAGCGCCACGATCGAGGTCATGCCGGCCCCGAGATAGGCCAGCGCGGGCCTCAGTCCGGTGCCACCAACCGGAACCCGACCCCCCGCACGGTGCGCAGGTAGCGGGGCTTCGCCGCGGACTCGCCCATTTTGCGGCGCAGCCAGTACAGATGCACGTCGATGGTCTGATCCTCGCCGACCGATGGCTGACGCCATACCTCCTCCAACAGCTCCCGGCGGGAGACTACCCTGCCGGGCCGTGCCGCCAGGTAGGCGAGCAGGTCGAACTCCTTGCGGGTCAGCGCCAGCGGGACGCCGTCCAGGTGCGCGCTGCGCTCGCCGACGTCCACCCGCAGGCCGCCGACCTCGTGCACCGCCGGTGCCACCGTACGGCTCGCCCGGCCGACCCGACGCAGCACGGTGGTGATCCGGGCGTCCAGGTGCGCGCCGGTGAACGGCTTGACCATGTAGTCGTCGGCACCGGCCCGCAGCAGCCGGACGATCGCCTGCTCGTCGTCGCGGGCGGTGGCGATGATGATCGGGACGTCGGTGATGCCGCGCAGCATCCGCAGCGCGTCCGAGCCGTCCAGGTCCGGCAGCCCCAGGTCGAGCACCACCAGGTCGGGGGTTTCCGCGGCGACCCGACGCAGGGCGTCGAGAGCCGTGCCGACCGCGTGCACCGCGTGCCCGCGGTCGGCGAGCGAGCGCAGCATCGCGCCGCGTACGACATGGTCATCTTCGACCAGGAGGACCGTGGCCACGTAGTGACCGTACTGCGCGTGGCAAGTCGGCTGCCGGTGGCCGTCCGGGCGGCGGGGCGCCGGAGTGGGTCAGCCGGTCAGGTCAGGGCAGCCGCAGCACCCAGCGGTAGGCCTGCACCAGGCCGGTGTCGAAGCCGGCCGCCGAACCCCACAGGAAGAGCCGGAACCGCCGGTACAGCGGCTCGCCCCAGCGGCGGACGATCTCGTCCCGGGCGGCGTCCAGCCGGCAGGCCCACTCCCGGCAGGTCAGGTAGTAGTTGTGCCGGTCGTCGTCGACGCTGAGCAGCTCGAACGGCGAGCGGGCCACCTGCCGCAGGTACTGGTGCAGCAGCAGCGGCGCCGACGCCCCCGGGTAGACGTAGCGCTTCATGAACGTCGAGGAGAGGTGCTTGCGCCGCATCGCGAGCGCGTCCAGGTACACCCGACCGCCGGGGCGCAGCAACTCGGCGTACTTGCGCAGGGTGGTCCGGTAGTCGGGCAGGTGCTCGGTGACGCCCATGTTCACGATCGCGTCGAACCGGTGGTCCGGCCGGAAGCCGTAGATGTGCTGCCGGACCACCCGCACCGGCAGCCGCTCCCGCTCGAACAGCTCGGTGAGGAACCGTTCCGACTCCCGGGACAGGGTGGTGGTGGTCACCCGGATGCCGCGCCGGGCGGCGTGCTCGGCGAACGCCCCCCAGCCGCCGCCCACCTCCAACACGTGGTCACCCGGGCCGACCCCGATCGCGGCCAGCGCCAGATCCATCTTGCGGGTCATCGCGTCCTCCAACGGCTCGTCGTCGGAGGCGAACACCCCCTCGGTGTAGCAGCGGTGCCGGCTGTCGAGGAAGGTCAGGAAGAACTCCGAGTCCTCGTCGTAGTGGTGCGAGATGGCCCGCCGGTCGTCCTCCTGCCGGCCACGCAGCAGGGCCGGCACGAACCGGCCCAGCCAGGCGATCGGATGCCGGTCGGTGAAGAACGCCCGGATCCGCAGCGCGGCGGCCAGGTCGCCCTCCACGTCCAGCCAGCCCTGCAGATAGGCGACCGCCACCCCGAACTGGTCCAGGCCGGCCAGCGCCTTGGCGCCGCGCGGGTCGGTGACCTTGATGGTGAAGAGTGGCTCGGCTCCGCCGAGCAGGTGCGCCGACCCGTCCGGGCCGGCGACCGCGAACGGCACCGCGGGTCGCGATGCGAAAAACGTCTCGTACCTGCGCTGCAGGGTACCCATCATGTCAGAGGCTCCCACGGCGTCAATGTAACGCCGGGGACGCGTCGGCGGCAGCAGTAGAAACCAGGACCGATAACATCGCAGGCGCCACCGACTCGGTTTTCGCCCGTTCGTCCGCTCGGGACGCGGGCCGGCCGCCGAGGCACACCCGATCGAAGGAGTCACCGTGTCCGCACCGCAGCCCCCGACCGGCCGCCCCGCCGCGGTGGACGACACCGTCGTCGTACCCGCCGGGACGACGGCCGGCGAGGCGGTGGCCGCGGCCGGCCTGCCCGCCCACGGGCCGAAGGCGATCGTGGTGGTCCGCGAGGGCGCCGGCGCCGGTCAACCCGGCCGGCTGCGCGACCTGGACTGGGTGCCGGCGGTGGACACCCGGGTCGAGGCGGTCTCCCTGGACTCGCCCGACGGGCTGACCGTGCTGCGGCACTCCACGGCGCACGTGCTCGCCCAGGCCGTCCAGGACACCTTCCCGGAGGCGAAGCTCGGCATCGGCCCGCCGATCGAGAACGGCTTCTACTACGACTTCGACATGCCCCGCCCGTTCCAGCCCGAGGACCTGACCCGGCTGGAGAAGCGGATGCAGGAGATCATCAAGTCCGGCCAGCGGTTCCGGCGGCGGCGCTTCGACAGCCCGGAACAGGCCCGCGCCGAACTGGCCGACGAGCCGTTCAAGCTGGAGCTGATCGACGTCAAGAGCGTCGGCGGCACCGAGCAGCCGGCGGAGGCGACCGAGGTCGGCACGGCCGGCGCCGGCTTCGACCCCAGCGAGGAGCTGGAGGTCGGCGGCGGCGAGCTGACCATCTACGACAACCTCGACGCCGGCTCGGAGAAGGTCTGCTGGTCGGACCTGTGCCGCGGCCCGCACCTGCCGACCACCCGGCTGATCGGGGCGTTCAAGCTGATGCGCTCGGCCGCCGCCTACTGGCGGGGCAACGAGCGCAACCCGCAGCTGCAGCGGGTGTACGGCACCGCCTGGCCGACCCGGGACGCGCTCAAGGCGTACCTGAAGGTGTTGGAGGAGGCCGCCCGGCGCGACCACCGCAAGCTCGGCGCGGAGCTGGACCTGTTCAGCTTCCCCGACGAGATCGGCTCCGGGCTGGCGATCTTCCACCCCAAGGGCGGGATCATCCGCCGCGAAATGGAGAACTACTCGCGGCGCCGGCACGAGGAGGCCGGGTACGAGTTCGTCAACAGCCCGCACATCACCAAGGCGCAGCTCTTCGAGACCTCCGGGCACCTGCCGTACTACGCCGAGACGATGTTCCCGCCCATGCAGATGGAGGGGGCGGAGTACTACCTCAAGGCGATGAACTGCCCGATGCACAACCTGATCTTCCGGGCCCGCGGCCGGTCGTACCGGGAGCTGCCGCTGCGGCTGTTCGAGTTCGGCACCGTCTACCGGTACGAGAAGTCCGGCGTCGTGCACGGCCTCACCCGGGTACGCGGGCTGACCATGGACGACTCGCACATCTACTGCACCCGCGAGCAGATGCCCGCCGAGCTGCGCTCGCTGCTCACCTTCGTGCTCGACCTGCTGCGCGACTACGGGCTGGACGACTTCTACCTGGAGCTGTCGACCCGCGACGACTCGGACAAGTTCATCGGCGAGGAGGCCGAGTGGGCCGAGGCCACCGAGACGCTCCGGCAGGCCGCCGAGGACTCCGGCCTGGAGCTGGTGCCCGACCCGGGCGGCGCCGCCTTCTACGGGCCGAAGATCTCCGTGCAGGCCCGGGACGCGATCGGCCGGACCTGGCAGATGTCGACCATCCAGCTCGACTTCAACCAGCCCCGCCGGTTCGGCCTGGAGTACCAGGCCGCCGACGGCACCCGGCAGCGGCCGATGATGATCCACCGGGCGCTCTTCGGCTCGATCGAGCGGTTCTTCGGGGTGCTCACCGAGCACTACGCGGGCGCCTTCCCGGCCTGGCTCGCGCCGGTCCAGGTGGTCGGCATCCCGATCCGCGACGAGCACGCCGAATACCTCGCCTCGTTCGTGGCGATGCTGCGGGCCGAGGGGATCCGGGCCGAGGTGGACGGCTCCGACGACCGGATGCAGAAGAAGATCCGCACCGCCCAGCAGCAGAAGATCCCGTTCATGGCGATCGCCGGGGACGCCGACGTGGAGGCGGGCGCGGTCTCCTTCCGCTACCGGGACGGCTCCCAACGCAACGGCGTGCCGCTGGCCGAGGCGGTGGCGCACGTGGTCGAGGTGGTCCGCTCGCGGACCAACACCGGCCCCAGCGCGGTCGACGGGGCGCCGGCCTGATCCGCCGGCGGAATCCGGGCGGCAGCGCGGAGCCGGCAACCGGCGCGCTGCTCGTAGGATCGAACCCGTGACAGGGGCGGCGCAGCACGCGCAGATCGGGGTGCCGGACGGCCTGGACCGGCTCTGGACCCCGCACCGGATGACCTACATCGCCGGTGAGGACCGCCCCGCCGAGGGGTACGAGCAGCCCACCGGCTGCCCGTTCTGCCTGGCCCCCGGGCGGCAGGGCGACGACAGCCTTGTGGTGGCCCGGGGCGAACGGGTCTTCGTGGTGCTCAACCTCTACCCGTACAACCCCGGCCACCTGCTGGTCTGCCCGTACCGGCACGTCGCCGACTACACCGACCTGGACCCGGCCGAGACCGTCGAGCTGGCCACCGCCACCCAGACGGCGATGCGGGTGATCCGCCGGGTCAGCAACGCGCACGGCTTCAACCTGGGCATGAACCAGGGCGGGGTGGCCGGTGCCGGCATCGCCGCCCACCTGCACCAGCACGTGGTGCCCCGGTGGGGTGGCGACGCCAACTTCATGCCGGTGATCGGCCGGACGAAGATCCTGCCGCAGCTGCTCGTCGACACCCGGGACCTGCTCGCCCGCGCCTGGGCCGACCCACCCCCGGCACCCGCCGGCTGAGCGGGTCGGCCCGCGCGGGTCAGTGCCCGGCGCCCGCCGCGTGGTCCTTGCGGACCTGGTCGGCCAGGTGCGCCGGCATCGGGTCGTGCCGCACGAACGACCGGCGGAAGGTGCCCGCCCCCGACGTCATCGAGCGCAGCTCCACCGCGTACCGGACCAGCTCGGTGGCGGGCACCTCGGCCCGGACCAGGCTCCGCTCGGTGGTGCTGGTGTCCGGCTCGGTGCCCAGCACCCGGCCGCGCCGGCCGGACA from the Solwaraspora sp. WMMD1047 genome contains:
- a CDS encoding aldo/keto reductase, which produces MEKRDFSRIGRQVGVIGLGAWQLGADWGQVDDADALATLAAAVDAGVTFIDTADVYGDGRSEQLIGRFLRERPDAGLTVATKMGRRVAQEPAAYTLENFRSWNDRSRANLGVDTLDLVQLHCPPTPVFHSDAVFDALDTLVDEGRIAAYGVSVETCDEALAAIARPGVASVQIILNAFRHKPLDQVLPAAAAAGVGIIARVPLASGLLSGRYDEQTRFAENDHRTFNRRGEAFDVGETFSGVDFSVGLSAVQRLLPLVPPGVTMAQFALRWILDQPGVTVVIPGARSGEQARANAAAADLAPLPAASLATVDEVYTELIRPQVHHRW
- a CDS encoding class I SAM-dependent methyltransferase, with the translated sequence MGASDMMGTLQRRYETFFASRPAVPFAVAGPDGSAHLLGGAEPLFTIKVTDPRGAKALAGLDQFGVAVAYLQGWLDVEGDLAAALRIRAFFTDRHPIAWLGRFVPALLRGRQEDDRRAISHHYDEDSEFFLTFLDSRHRCYTEGVFASDDEPLEDAMTRKMDLALAAIGVGPGDHVLEVGGGWGAFAEHAARRGIRVTTTTLSRESERFLTELFERERLPVRVVRQHIYGFRPDHRFDAIVNMGVTEHLPDYRTTLRKYAELLRPGGRVYLDALAMRRKHLSSTFMKRYVYPGASAPLLLHQYLRQVARSPFELLSVDDDRHNYYLTCREWACRLDAARDEIVRRWGEPLYRRFRLFLWGSAAGFDTGLVQAYRWVLRLP
- a CDS encoding response regulator transcription factor, encoding MATVLLVEDDHVVRGAMLRSLADRGHAVHAVGTALDALRRVAAETPDLVVLDLGLPDLDGSDALRMLRGITDVPIIIATARDDEQAIVRLLRAGADDYMVKPFTGAHLDARITTVLRRVGRASRTVAPAVHEVGGLRVDVGERSAHLDGVPLALTRKEFDLLAYLAARPGRVVSRRELLEEVWRQPSVGEDQTIDVHLYWLRRKMGESAAKPRYLRTVRGVGFRLVAPD
- a CDS encoding methyltransferase domain-containing protein, producing MWDPETYLRYADERSRPFHDLLARVPAERPRAVVDLGCGPGNLTAVLAARWPAARVTGLDSAPEMIRAAGRTGSTARFAVADVRDFTPGPDDDVLVCNAVLQWVPGHQRLLTGWVERLPAGGWLAMQVPGNFDAPSHRALREVADDPRWRERLAPLVRGTSVDDAVGYATLLTGAGCAVDAWETTYVHQLSADTAEHPVLTWLTGTALRPIRAALAADEPTSPASASPASASPAPAADGGGESAGGGWAAFRTALADRLAEAYPVRHGAVLFPFRRIFLVARTSPTGRNAS
- a CDS encoding adenosine deaminase; this encodes MTDLSTFIAGLPKVELHVHHVGSALPRIVAELAARHQGHSPVPADPDLLAEYFAFRDFAHFIEIYLSVVDLIRDPEDVRLLTFEVARELARQQVRYAELTITPYSHVRRGIPAPAFCEAIEDARKGAEAEFGIALRWCFDIPGEAGLPAAEETLRIALGQRPDGLVSFGLGGPEIGVPRSQFKPFFDQARAAGLRSVPHAGESTGPQTIWDALRELGAERIGHGISAVRDPELLSYLAERRIPLEISPTSNVRTRSVPAIEAHPLPELVAAGVLVTINSDDPPMFGTTLENEYAVAARLLSYGPAEVAGLARDAVTASFLDEPGKRRIIAEIDDHLASFGR
- a CDS encoding HIT domain-containing protein, which encodes MTGAAQHAQIGVPDGLDRLWTPHRMTYIAGEDRPAEGYEQPTGCPFCLAPGRQGDDSLVVARGERVFVVLNLYPYNPGHLLVCPYRHVADYTDLDPAETVELATATQTAMRVIRRVSNAHGFNLGMNQGGVAGAGIAAHLHQHVVPRWGGDANFMPVIGRTKILPQLLVDTRDLLARAWADPPPAPAG
- a CDS encoding HAMP domain-containing sensor histidine kinase, which gives rise to MTSIVALVFLIPLGLALQQETREAALADAARRSGVIAGALAVSTDPEVLRRAIAETGDPPEQRPVLHGLETGGTPLAAAEEVARVGATGEPAVVDVPGGVARLEPVSAGDRIVVVEVFVPESALTAGTGGTWLMLITIAVGLVVASVIVVDRLAAKAVASARGLVKAALAVGDGDLGMRIQPSGPRELAEAGYAFNRMADRLVTSRTDERELVADLSHRLRTPLTVLRLDADALDSDDTSVGSFSAAELDRRRTIRRIRQAIVTLEGEIDVLINTTRKTVAHEAGPGMCDVSEVVRDRMVFWAALAGDQNRAYRVTGAQLRIPVPVARAEFAAALDAVLGNVFRYTPQGTDFEVAVSRRDGYVAVRVDDAGPGIADPERALRRGASDRGSTGLGLDIARRVAQQANGSVSIDRARLGGASVVMLLADPEAAPRQVSRFGLVGRLAREREPGGRRWPRQRPDRD
- the thrS gene encoding threonine--tRNA ligase, whose protein sequence is MDDTVVVPAGTTAGEAVAAAGLPAHGPKAIVVVREGAGAGQPGRLRDLDWVPAVDTRVEAVSLDSPDGLTVLRHSTAHVLAQAVQDTFPEAKLGIGPPIENGFYYDFDMPRPFQPEDLTRLEKRMQEIIKSGQRFRRRRFDSPEQARAELADEPFKLELIDVKSVGGTEQPAEATEVGTAGAGFDPSEELEVGGGELTIYDNLDAGSEKVCWSDLCRGPHLPTTRLIGAFKLMRSAAAYWRGNERNPQLQRVYGTAWPTRDALKAYLKVLEEAARRDHRKLGAELDLFSFPDEIGSGLAIFHPKGGIIRREMENYSRRRHEEAGYEFVNSPHITKAQLFETSGHLPYYAETMFPPMQMEGAEYYLKAMNCPMHNLIFRARGRSYRELPLRLFEFGTVYRYEKSGVVHGLTRVRGLTMDDSHIYCTREQMPAELRSLLTFVLDLLRDYGLDDFYLELSTRDDSDKFIGEEAEWAEATETLRQAAEDSGLELVPDPGGAAFYGPKISVQARDAIGRTWQMSTIQLDFNQPRRFGLEYQAADGTRQRPMMIHRALFGSIERFFGVLTEHYAGAFPAWLAPVQVVGIPIRDEHAEYLASFVAMLRAEGIRAEVDGSDDRMQKKIRTAQQQKIPFMAIAGDADVEAGAVSFRYRDGSQRNGVPLAEAVAHVVEVVRSRTNTGPSAVDGAPA